GCCCGAGACGCGGGAGGCGCTGCTGGAACTGGCGGCAGTGGTGACAGCGGGCTTCCCGGGTGCGCGGCGCGACCCGATCTGAGCTACCGCGGTTTGTTCTCAGGGCCGAGTCGACGCAGGAAATCAGGATCGTCGTCCGGACCGATGGTGCGGGTCCGCGGAGTCGCGTTCGCGCGCATCAACCGGTAGCCCACATAGACCACGACGGCCAAGACGAGAATCGCGAACAGGTAAACCACAACAAACCTCCTTGCTCCGAATATACGCGTCGTCGGTAGGCTCGGGCCGTGTCTGATAGTCGGCCGGGATCTCGCCTCGTCGCAGACCTGGTGCTTTACGTGCTGGCCCGGTTACTTCTCGTCGTCGCGCTGACCGCGGTGATCGTCGGAGCGGCCCACCTGCTCGGGGTGCGCGAGTTTCCGCTCGTGGTCGCGCTTCTGTTCGCCATGGTGATAGCGCTGCCACTGGGCATCTGGATGTTCGCCCCCCTGCGCCGTCGCGCCACCGCCAGCATCGCCCTACTCGACGAGCGGCGTCGCAAGGACCGCGAGCAACTGCAGGCCAGACTTCGTGGCGACGAGCCTCCCACGCCATGACGCGGGAAGCATTCGGCGCCGAATTCCTCGGAGCCGATGGATTTCTCAACTCACCCACCTATGGCCTGCCGCCGCAGTTCCTCGTGGACGCGTTGCTGGACTGCATCGGCAAGTGGCAGAACGGGACGATGGACGTCCCCTCGTTCGACGCCCACGTCGCCGCCGGGCGCGAAGGCTACGCCGCGCTGACGGGCCTTCCCGTCGGCTCGGTGGCGATGGGCAGCACCGTCTCCTCGGCGCTGGGGCTGGTGGCTGCGGCCATCCCCGACGGTGCGCGTGTCCTCACGCTGCCGGGTGAGTTCACCAGCACCACATTTCCGTTCGCCGCCCAGGCGCGGCGCGGGGTCACCGTCACCGAGCTGCCCGCCGACGAACTGATTACGGCAGCAGCCGATTTCGATGTCGTCGCCGTGAGCCTGGTGCAGTCGGCAAACGGTGTGGTGCTCGACGCCGATACGCTGCGCAGCCACGTTGCCGGCACCGAGACGCTGACAGTCATCGACATCACGCAGGCGCTCGGATGGAAGCGCGTCGAGCTGGACTGGGTCGACGTCACCGTCGCGGCGGTGTACAAGTGGCTGCTGTCACCTCGGGGTACCGCGTGGGTTTCGTTGAGCGACAGAGTAAGTCGCGCGATGACGCCGCACGCTGCCAATTGGTACGCCGGCGTTGACCCCTGGCAGACGATATACGGGCTACCGCTCCGATTGGCAGACGATGCTCGCCGGTTCGACCTGTCGCCCGCGTGGTTCAGCGTCCTGGGCGCCGGGCTCGCGATGCCGTGGCTGGCTTCGCTCGACGGCGCCGCCGTGCAGTCGCATTGTCTGGGGCTCGCCAACCGTCTACGCGCCGAACTGGATCTGCCGCCGCATGATTCGGCGATCGTCTCGCTGCCTATCGAGGGCGCGGCCGAGGTGCTTCAGCGGGCCGGTATCCGCGCGTCGGTCCGCGCCGGGGCGATTCGGGTGGGTTTTCATCTCTACAACAACGAGAACGACCTGGACCGGTTGGTCGACGCGCTACTGCCCTGATGGCTCCACGATGTCGAGGCGTGGACGGTGAATTCCAGCTATCCGCAATGCGGAACTCGCGAATTGATGGGCACGATGAAGGAATGTTGTTGCGGGTTCGGCTATGCGCTGTCTGATCGTCGACGACAGTCAGAGCTTCCGTTGTGCGGCGCTCGGGATGCTCGAGCGTAGCGGCATCGCGGTGGTCGGCGTTGCGTCCAACAGCGCCGACGGTCTGCAGCGCTACCTCGACCTGCGGCCAGACGTCACGCTCGTCGACGTCGATCTCGGTGAGGAAAGCGGATTCGATCTCGTCGAGCGACTGTGTGCGAGCGGCATCCCGCACCTGTCGCCGGTCATCTTGATCTCGGCCCACGCGGAGCGGGACCTCGCCGATCTGCTCGCCAACAGTGCTGCGGTGGGGTTTCTGCCGAAGATCGAGTTGTCGCCCGAAGCGATCGTCGATTTGGTCCGTGGCCGTGGCGACAGCAACGGGGATTCGGCTGCAAACCGATCGTTCAGCGCGCCTCCAGAAACGTGATGACAGCACGGACCCTGCGGTGATCGTCGCCGGTTTCGGGCAGGTTCAACTTGGCCAGGATGCTGCGGACGTGTTTTTCGACGGTGCCCTCGGTCACCCACAGCCGTCGCGCAATTCCCGCGTTGGAACGGCCCTCTGCCATCTGCGCCAGCACCTGCAACTCGCGCGAACTCAGCACGCCCAGTGGGTCGTTACGCCGGCGCGTCGAAAGGAGTTCGGCAACCACTGCGGGATCCACCACCGACGCTCCCTTGGTGATGCGCGTGAGCGTGTCGATGAAGTCGCCCACATCGGTGACGCGGCTCTTGAGCAGGTAGCCGATCGCGCGATCGCCGCCGAGAAGCTCCATCGCATGGTCGACCTCGACATGGGCCGACAGTACGAGGATGCCGGTGTCCGGCGACTCGGAGCGGATCGCGCGAGCCGCGTCGAGTCCTTCGCTGCTGTGCGTCGGCGGCATCCGGATGTCCACGATCACCAGGTCGGGCCGGTGGGTGCCCACCAGCGACAGCAACTCCACGCCGCTGCCGGCCTGACCGACCACCTGAAAGCCCGATCGATCCAGGAGACTGGCCAAACCTTCGCGCAGCAGCACGTCGTCGTCGGCGACGATCACCCGAGCCCCGGCCGTCTCGGCCTCCTGTACTGCCATCGCCACCAGCACACCGGATCGCGAGTGCACCGACAATGCAGCTAGCAGGCATTCCTGGG
The sequence above is drawn from the Mycobacterium gallinarum genome and encodes:
- a CDS encoding DUF4229 domain-containing protein produces the protein MSDSRPGSRLVADLVLYVLARLLLVVALTAVIVGAAHLLGVREFPLVVALLFAMVIALPLGIWMFAPLRRRATASIALLDERRRKDREQLQARLRGDEPPTP
- a CDS encoding aminotransferase class V-fold PLP-dependent enzyme, which translates into the protein MTREAFGAEFLGADGFLNSPTYGLPPQFLVDALLDCIGKWQNGTMDVPSFDAHVAAGREGYAALTGLPVGSVAMGSTVSSALGLVAAAIPDGARVLTLPGEFTSTTFPFAAQARRGVTVTELPADELITAAADFDVVAVSLVQSANGVVLDADTLRSHVAGTETLTVIDITQALGWKRVELDWVDVTVAAVYKWLLSPRGTAWVSLSDRVSRAMTPHAANWYAGVDPWQTIYGLPLRLADDARRFDLSPAWFSVLGAGLAMPWLASLDGAAVQSHCLGLANRLRAELDLPPHDSAIVSLPIEGAAEVLQRAGIRASVRAGAIRVGFHLYNNENDLDRLVDALLP
- a CDS encoding response regulator, encoding MAVQEAETAGARVIVADDDVLLREGLASLLDRSGFQVVGQAGSGVELLSLVGTHRPDLVIVDIRMPPTHSSEGLDAARAIRSESPDTGILVLSAHVEVDHAMELLGGDRAIGYLLKSRVTDVGDFIDTLTRITKGASVVDPAVVAELLSTRRRNDPLGVLSSRELQVLAQMAEGRSNAGIARRLWVTEGTVEKHVRSILAKLNLPETGDDHRRVRAVITFLEAR
- a CDS encoding response regulator — its product is MRCLIVDDSQSFRCAALGMLERSGIAVVGVASNSADGLQRYLDLRPDVTLVDVDLGEESGFDLVERLCASGIPHLSPVILISAHAERDLADLLANSAAVGFLPKIELSPEAIVDLVRGRGDSNGDSAANRSFSAPPET